The sequence CTAAAGATCTCCGGGCGGCTCGTCAGCAGCGTCTAAAGTCCAGGATCTTGTTTACCCTCCAGAAACCAAAACATTCACATTAATAATTGGCAGAAGTTTGCTCATCGGTGGGCGAGCGGCTCCGTGTCCACAGGGAAAGTGCAGGGAATTAAAGGAGACCCCCGATCCATTAGGACATCTGTGGGGTGACATGAGAAAGCAGCGGGAACCACTGGAAGACCCTACAAAGTCCCAACCGGGAGGGGGAGGGGATTCTGCCATACGTCAGACGTCGGCCAGTGTAGCTCTTCTCTACGGGGGACGTTTTGTCCACTCACCAGACAAGAGGGGGGGTCACATGAGGGGCAAGATGGGGGGGCTATTAAAGTTGTGTTTCTGGATTTTTAATAAGCCTTGTATGGGCctaaaatacaaaaacaatacgATTAGTAATATACGGAAAGTTCCCCGGCTGCCATGATTGGCCGCTATGATCATGTGGTCACGACTGATGACACGTCATGTAACAGTTTTGTAAATAGCGGGCAGTGGGGACCCGTATAAACTTTTTTCTTATGTAAGAGCACCCCTTGAATGACCCCCCTGTGCTCCTGATCGGGCAGCTCTCCCTGCTCGCCTTCCGCACGCTGCGTCAGTCCTCAGGAGGGTCTACACCGTCTCCGCAAGGAACCTGTCCCAGAGCTGAAAGAGGACGTCACCTCTCCGGACACGTCTGTTGTAATAAATACTTGTagcccccatgaaataacaattctggagcatcttttctaagcactcgtcactgtgccgttcctctgttgttcctcctggaaaattatgaataaattgatagctgggtgttaccagttgggggcgtgtccctacatagactgactctgaccaatcagagctgacagagtgagactgtagtgACACGCCCCTACGACAagtagaatggtaacacccagatatcatacatttccaggaggaataacagaggaacggcacaacagggGGGGAGCAGGAAGATCTGCACAGCAGTGGCGCTTTACGTGGACGCCGCCCGTGTCCCTGCATGTCGTGGGTGCACGTCCACCTGTGAGCCGACGTACTGCGGTAGTATCCAAACCCGCTACAGAGCTGTAATAACTTTATATCAACCCTTAGTTATATTATTACATTCATCTCTATTATAAGGAGCATGAAATGGGTGAAAGTAAAAGCAGCCAGGACTTATGGAGTTAACTAGAAGCCTAAAGCTCATAAGAACCCCCTGTGTGACCCCACATGTCAGTCTGCCCGACACCCCAATACTCAGACCCCATGCCACTCACTCATGACAGCCAGGGGTAACCATGCCACACGCAACATGGCGGCCACTCCAACCACAGCGCGTCTTGGCATTCACGTTGTGACGTTCCACACGAAACACGGGATCTACGTCTGACGTCACCGCTTCTACAGCCAATAGGAAGCGCTGTACTTTTTAAGTGCCTTGGACGGCTTGACGCAACCTCCCCCCCTCCGGCTCCTGCAACAACATGGCGGAGACAATGAGAGCGACCGAGAGGCGCCAAATCTAAGCCGCGTATAGCACGGGGCGTCCGGAGGCAGGGACTCGAGTTCACCGGCTGCTCTAGAGCCCTGCGCCGCGTCATTCCCGAGTCGCCCGTTAACATCGGTTGTCAGTGACCCGGAACTTGTCTCCCCTCACATTTATGGGTGTGATATCACCCTGAGCAGTGTTCACCCGTCATCACGAGGGGCCCATCACACCGGGGGGGCAGCCGTTCTTACTGTAGATTAACCCTTTCCTGACACCCCAGGTTCCTTTGCACCTTGTCTTCCCCTCCCCCATCCTTTACCTGGTGACCTTCCCTGCACCCCAATACTTGGCAGCCCTCCCGTGCCCCTTTTTTCCTTCCTGATCTTTCTGGGGGGCTCACCCCACCCTGGGGGTCGCCATGAAGTTAAACGACAATGTGTTGCGCAGTTTCCGCGTGGCCAAAGTTTTCCGGGAGAATTCGGATAAGATCAACTGCTTCGACTTCAGtccgaccggagagacggtgattTCCAGCAGCGACGACGACTCCATCGTGCTCTACGACTGTCAGGAGGGAAAGTGAGTGGCGATCATTGCGTGATTGATAAGGAAGGGGGAGGGGCTAGACAACTCGTACGACGCGCGTGAGAATCGCCGGACCGGGTGGGTTTAAATAATAGCGTTTATGTTTATAATTACGTTGCTCCCCTGTAACCGCGCTCTTTACGCCAAAATTAAGTTGGACGCGCCGCATACTGCTCGCAAATACGACATTGCGGTTAGAGGTTCAGCGGATTTACAGAGCAGGGATTGGGGTGCTGAAGCTTAAACCCGGAGTCATGTCTCCATAGTAACCGGCGAGCTGCTGGAGCGCCAAAGTAACGGATCATCGGAAATTCTGAACTATCGGATGTCCGGTACTGGGACGCTGTGActccctgtcctgatagtttgttacaatgtgtcagtctggagtccaggctgttctcGTACAGTGGATTGTCTGTGCTGATgcactgtaacaaaccctcagctgtatgAACAGGTCAGGATGAGTCTTCAGCCTCCTGATGTGAAGTTTGGATTCTCCGGTAATAAATGcaaaacccattgaaataaatagtaCAGTGAATAGAACACATTAGAGGCCGCAGGTGGAGGGGAATGAGGTGCAGCATTAGTAGGACGCTGGTGTGAAGCCGGTTCCGTGCGGGATGATTACTGGTGTTCTTGGTGACTCTTCATCTTCTGTTTCGTCTTCCCAGGCCCAAGAGGACGTTATACAGTAAGAAGTACGGCGTGGACCTCATCCGCTACACGCACGCCGCCAACACCGTGGTCTACAGCTCCAACAAGATTGACGGTATGACCTCGCGCCGCGCTCGCTGTGGAGCCGCCGGAGCCTCCGTCCTGTGCGTTACTTTCTGCTGCTTCTGTATCCCAAGGGTTAGGTCTTCAGAGATGGGGGCGGCGGAGCGCGTGGGTCCGGGCTGAGGTAGTTGTTTGTACAGTTTAAGGGTCTGTGACATCGCCCGCGGGTGGAGATAACTGTACAGGCTACTGCCTTGCCCGGGACACAGCACAAGcgccgatgatgatgatgatgacgacgacgACTGCCCGGTCCCAGATACTTCCTGATGTCTTCTGTTTTATACTAATGTTATAGTTCTGTAATATTATACTTACAATAGGAAGTTACGTCACGAATACAATGTCGCGTTTAAAATGTCGCTCAGCACCGAGATGATTATATCTAGAAGTAATCTCCatccacagtgactccaccagcagaatagtgagtgcagctctggagtataatacaggatgtaactcaggatcagtacaggataagtaatgtatgtacacagtgactccaccagcagaattgtgagtgcagctctggagtataatacaggatataactcaggatcagcacaggataagtaatgtatgtacacagtgactccaccagcagaatagtgagtgcagctctggagtataatacaggatataactcaggatcagtacaggataagtaatgtatgtacacagtgactccaccagcagaatagtgagtgcagctctggagtataatacaggatataactcaggatcagtacaggataagtaatgtaatgtatgtacacagtgacaccaccagcagaatagtgagtgcagctctggagtataatacaggatataactcaggatcagtacaggataagtaatgtatgtacacagtgactccaccagcagaatagtgagtgcagctctggagtataatacaggatataactcaggatcagcacaggataagtaatgtaatgtatgtacacagtgactccaccagcagaatagggagtacagctctggagtataatacaggatgtaactcaggatcagtacaggataagtaatgtaatgtatgtacacagtgactccaccagcagaatagtgagtgcagctctggagtataatacaggatgtaactcaggatcagtacaggataagtaatgtaatgtatgtacacagtgacaccaccagcagaatagtgagtgcagctctggagtataatacaggatataactcaggatcagtacaggataagtaatgtatgtacacagtgactccaccagcagaatagtgagtgcagctctggagtataatacaggatgtaactctggatcagtacaggataagtaatgtaatgtatgtacacagtgactccaccagcagaatagtgagtgcagctctggagtataatacaggatgtaactcaggatcagtacaggataagtaatgtaatgtatgtacacagtgacaccaccagcagaatagtgagtgcagctctggagtataatacaggatataactcaggatcagtacaggataagtaatgtatgtacacagtgactccaccagcagaatagtgagtgcagctctggagtataatacaggatgtaactcaggatcagtacaggataagtaatgtaatgtatgtacacagtgactccaccagcagaatagtgagtgcagctctggagtataatacaggatgtaactccggatcagtaatgGCAGTGTTTTGTTGCACACGTGACAACTAACATTTTCAAACCACTTTCTCCTGTAGACACCATCCGGTATCTCTCTCTTCATGATAACAAGTATATCCGTTATTTTCCCGGTCACAGTAAGAGGTGAGTAATGGGATGGAATATTAATATCCGCAGGTGGAGTTCCCCTTCAGTATTATTTATCTGCTGACTTTTCTTGCTTGGGCCGCATCTCCTGGCGCTTGCATTAGTGTGTTGTGTTGACCCCGGTCTGTGGGGCGTGTTGGTAACGTGGGTTTTGCTCACCCTCTTCTCCTCCTTTGTCGCCCTCTGAGTCTTCCGTTGTTCTTCCCAGGGTTGTGGCTCTCTCCATGTCTCCCGTGGATGACGCCTTCATTTCAGGATCTTTGGATAAAACCATCAGGTTATGGGACCTTCGCTCTCCCAACTGTCAGGTCGGTGTCTTCTCCACTCCCCCAtattcccatgacatcactggaAACCTTCTTGCTGACGGTCTCCTCTTTTCACCTACATGCAGGGTCTGATGCATCTGCAGGGAAAGCCGGTTTGTTCGTTTGACCCCGAGGGCCTTATTTTTGCAGCGGGGGTTAATTCGGAGATGGTGAAGCTGTACGACCTGCGCTCCTTTGATAAGGTGCGTAACTAGTGATAAATTGGATGTTTTGGCGCCGGTCTGATGGGAGGTTCGACTGGTCCATGCCGCAAACTGCAGAGAAGCTAATACTTTGTGGCCCccactgaaatgaatggacaGCCGTGTAATagtcctcggggggggggggggtctatgcagtgtgtatatatatattatattctattcTCTGCCTAAGCGGGGCTGCAGAGTTTTTGTAGTAATCTTTGCATATGGAGAGGGATTTGATCTTGAGTGATATCGTGttgctccagtcacatccaaatctGCGTTCACAGTTTTGCAATTGTCCTGTAGGCGTTGTGCAGGTTTTTTTGAGTGTTCTTTAGATGATGGTAAGAGAGCAACAATCTGCGAGGTCACGTTACTGTCTGCAGACTAGATAGACCACATCAAGACATTCAAAGAAATGTGGacgcagctctgggtgtgactaaTGTATAAAATGTTCTGCTTTTTATTTTAGCTTTAGTTCTAAGTGGAGGCTCTGAGTAGATCTATGCACATGTAAGATCAAGGGGGCAAAAACCACAATCGCAGCTTTATCATGTGTCACCTGACTCTACGCAGCGCCGCGTTCTTCTCCGGACGCTCTTTAAAAGCGTTTTCCCAGATTCATAAGTTAGTACCTGTCCacgggataggtgatcattttctaatCGCTGGGACCCCAAGATCTGCagggaggaggagcttgaatagtgaCTGCGCGCacgctcgaccgccgctccattcaagctcctcctccgtACGGTCCAGCAGTGCCGCCAGCGATCAGTAAAGGATCACGTGTCCTGTGGATAGATAATAATTTATgattcttgga is a genomic window of Rhinoderma darwinii isolate aRhiDar2 chromosome 7, aRhiDar2.hap1, whole genome shotgun sequence containing:
- the WDR82 gene encoding WD repeat-containing protein 82 — encoded protein: MKLNDNVLRSFRVAKVFRENSDKINCFDFSPTGETVISSSDDDSIVLYDCQEGKPKRTLYSKKYGVDLIRYTHAANTVVYSSNKIDDTIRYLSLHDNKYIRYFPGHSKRVVALSMSPVDDAFISGSLDKTIRLWDLRSPNCQGLMHLQGKPVCSFDPEGLIFAAGVNSEMVKLYDLRSFDKGPFATFKMNYDRTLEWTSLKFSNDGKLILLATNGGFLRLVDAFKGAVLHTFGGYNNSKGVTLEASFTPDSQFIMIGSEDGKIHVWNGESGMKVAVLDGKHTGPITCLQFNPKFMTFASACSNMAFWLPTIDD